GCCAGCCCCTTCCGCGCGCCGTGAGTCGAAATGAAGTACTCCAACATGTTCATGCCTTCGCGGAAGTTCGTGGTGATCGGGTAGTCGATGATCCGACCGGTCGGGTCGGCCATGACTCCGCGGATGCCCGCCATCTGCGCCAGCTGAGCGCGGCTTCCTCGGGCTCCCGAGTCGATCATCATTCGGATTGGGTTGTTGCGGTCCATCTGCTCCAGAATGGCGTCGCCGATTTTCTTGGCCGCGCCGCTCCAAAGTTTCTCCTTCTGGTCCAGATACTCGTCCTCGGTCAGGATGCCCATGTCGTACTCTTCGCGAATTTCCGAGTCAACTTTCTGGGACTCGTCGACGACTTTGGCCTTTTCCTTCGGAATGACGATGGCCTGCATCTGGAAGCTGATGCCGCTGACGCCGGCCCAGTGATAACCGAGGTTCTTAATAGAGTCCAGCATGTTGACCAAGTCGTTGTGGCCCACCAAGTCAAAGGCGATATCAAGCAGCCGACTCAGGTCCTTTTTGCCCATCTGAATGTTGACAAACCGAAGGGCCTTAGGAAGAAGCTGGTTGAACAGGATTCGGCCGGGCGTCGTGATGAGCCATTTACGGCCGTCGTCAAGGAACTTGTCGCCGCCGCTCAGAAGCAAGTGCCATGACTCATCCCACCGCAAGTAAATGCGGCTGTTGACGTGGACGATCTCGTGGTCCAGCGCCGCCATGACGCTGTCCATGTCGCGGAAGTAATGATCCTGTCCGGGCTTGCCTTCGATCATGTTGGTGATGTGGTACAGCCCCAGCAGGATATCCTGCGTGGGAGACACGATCGGCTTTCCGCTGGCCGGCGACAGGAGGTTGTTGCTGGAAAGCATAAGCATCCGGGCTTCGGTCTGAGCTTCGATGGACAGAGGCACGTGAACGGCCATCTGGTCGCCGTCGAAGTCGGCGTTGAAGGCGGCGCAGGCCATGGGGTGAAGCCGAATGGCCTGTCCTTCCATCAGGATCGGCTCGAACGCCTGAATCCCCAGTCGGTGAAGCGTCGGGGCCCGGTTGAGCAGGACCGGGTGGTCCTTGATGATCTCTTCCAGAATGTCCCAAATGGCGTCGTTTTTCGCCCGCTCGATGAGCTTTTTGCCGTTCTTGACGTTGGTGGCAATGCCTCGCTCCACCAGCTTCTGGACGACAAAGGGTTTGAACAGCTCAAGGGCCATACGCTTGGGCAGCCCGCACTGGTGCAGTTTGAGGAACGGCCCGATGGCGATAACGGACCGGCCGGAGTAGTCAACCCGCTTGCCCAGAAGGTTCTGGCGGAACCGGCCTTTTTTGCCCCGAAGCAGGTCGGTCAGGCTCTTGAGCGGCCGGTTGCCCGCGCCAAGGACGACTTTCCCGTTCTTGCTCTGCCGGTTGTTGTCGATCAGTGAGTCAACAGCCTCCTGCAGCATGCGTTTTTCGTTGTGCTGCATAAGCTGGGGGGCTCTCGTGTCCTTGAGCCGCAACAGCCGGTTGTTCCGGTTGATGACCCGTCTGTACAGGTCGTTCAGGTCGCTCGTAGCGAACCGACCGCCGTCCAGCTGAACCATAGGACGAAGGTCCGGCGGAATGACCGGAAGCACGTCCAACACCATGGACTCAGGGCGGCAGCCGCCCCGACGGAATTCCTCCACCACCTGCAGGCGTTTGACGATCTTGCGGCGCTTCTGTCCCTTCGCTTCGGAGAGCTCTTCTCTCAGCTCCTGAGCCAAGTGGTCAGTGTCAATGCCCTTCAAGATCTCCCGAACGCCCTCGGCGCCGTAGTTGGCCTTGAACTTTTTGTCGTATCGGCTGCAGATTCTCTGCTCGCACCCGACAATCACTTCGCCCTCGGCAAACGGCGAATCGCCGGAGGAAATAACCAAATAACAGGCGTCCTCCACCACGACACTTTCCTTCTGGGATGTGAATCTTCCGGGGTACTTGCCGCAGAACAGGTCGTGTTCGGTAGCGCTCACCACGTCGTTCTTCTTGAACGGCAGGTGATTGACCGACATGACGACAAACTGCTCGTTGTTGCCGGCTTTCGCCCGCTCGACTTCCAGCTTCACGCCGGCGCCTCTCAGCTCGGCGAGTCGGCTTTCCGACAGGATCTCGCCAACGGCAAGCCCGCTGTCGCCGGCGTCAGACACGACCCAGGCCGGCTCAACCGTGAAGGAGTCTTCGCCATACTCGCCCGCAAGCCGAGTAATCTGCGGCGTGGAGATGATGTTTCCCTCTTCAAGGTCGATGTCGTCAACGGTCAGCAGGCGGTAAGCCACTTCGGCGCGGAACTTCCGGTCGTAGTGGCTGAGGCAGCGACGCTCGCTCTCGGAGATGACCCGCCCCTTGGGCGCCACTTCGGGATATTTCCCTTCGATGACGACCAAGTACGCCTCTTCACGCCGCCGATTGGCCGCGAAGTAAATGACCTTTTCCAGATCCTTAGTTGGGGTTCCCAGTAGCAGGCTGAGCCGGCTCGGAGTGCCCCTCAGGTACCACAGGTGAACGACCGGCGCGGCCAGCTCGATGTGACCCATCCGCTCGCGGCGAACTGACTTGTCCGTCACCTCGACGCCGCAGTGGTCGCAGACGACCCCCTGAAACTTGGGGCCGCTTTTCTTGTATTTGCCGCAGGCGCACTCGTAGCTCTTCGTGGGGCCGAAAATGCGCTCGCAGAACAGTCCGTCCCTTTCTGGTTTCAGGGTCCGATAGTTAATGGTCTCCGGCTTTTTCACCTCTCCATAGGAGAGCTTGCGAATCTCGTCTGCGTCTCCCAGCTTCACGCGGACGCCGACGATTTCCCGCTTCGCCATTATTCATCTTCCCCCTTTGCGTGAACGTCTTCAGTTTCTTCTTCTAAAACTTCTTCAGGTGCCTCGTCCTCTGGAGCCTCAGCGTCGAACCCTTCGGGCAGCTCTTCCGACGAGTCGTCAGGTTCGTCGGAATATTGGGAAACCGACGAGGCCGGTCTCGCGTGAATCATGTCCCGAGCCGTGATTGCGTCGATCTGAGCCAGCCGGTGGAAGTCGTGGTCCTCGTCGTCCACCAGCGGGCCAGACGTACCGTCCGAGTAGTCAATCTGAACGGTCAGCCCCAGCCCTTCCAGCTCTTTGACCAGGACTTTGAAGCTCTCCGGCACGCCGGGCTGAGTGAGGTTCTCGCCCTTGACGATTTTCTCGTACGTCTTGAGACGACCTTTAATGTCGTCCGACTTGACGGTGAGCATTTCCTGAAGGACGTGAGCAGCCCCGTAGCCCTGAAGGGCCCAGACTTCCATTTCTCCCAACCGCTGGCCGCCGAACTGGGCCTTGCCGCCCAACGGCTGCTGAGTGATCATGCTGTAGGGGCCGACGCTGCGGGCGTGCAGCTTGTCGTCCACCAAGTGGTGCAGCTTGAGCATGTACATGACACCCACGGTGCTGGGGTACTCCATCAGGTCGCCGGTTCGTCCATCGCGGAGCCGGATGGTGGCGCCGTCGCTCATCGTGGCGTAGTCCGGGTTCGTCGACGTGATCTTGTGAACCTGCTCGTAAATTTCGTGCTCTTCCGCGCCTTCAAAAACCGGCGTGGCCACGAACCAGTCGTTCTGCACGGCCACAAAGCCGAGAATGACTTCGAGCACCTGCCCTAAGTTCATTCGGCTGGGCACGCCCAGCGGGTTCAGGCACACGTCAACAGGCGTACCGTCAGGCAGATACGGCATGTCCTCCACCGGCAGAATCCGGGAGACGACGCCCTTGTTGCCGTGGCGCCCTGACATCTTGTCGCCCACGGTGATCTTGCGCAGCTGAGCGACGTAGACCTTGATCACCTCGTCGACGCCGGGCGACAGCGACTCGGGGTTGTTTTCCCTGTTTAGCCTCTTGATGCCGACGACTTTACCGCGCGTCCCGTGCGGAAGCCGCAGCGACGTATCGCGGACTTCTCCGGCCTTCTCGCCGAAGATGGCCCGAAGCAGTTTTTCTTGGGGCGTGTTATCCGACTCGCCTTTGGGCGAAACCTTGCCGACCAAGATATCTCCGGCTTCGACGTCGGCGCCGATTCTCACCACGCCGTCGTCGTCGATGTTCTTCAGGGCGTCGTCGCCCACGTTGGGAATATCCCGGGTGATCTCTTCCGGCCCCAGCTTGGTGTCCCGGCTTTCGATGCTGTACTCTTCGATATGGACGGACGAGAAGTAGTCTTCCTTCACGAGCCGTTCGGACAGCAGGATAGCGTCTTCGTAGTTGTAGCCTTCCCAAGGCACGAACGCCACAAGGACGTTACGGCCGAGCGCCAGCTCGCCCTGATCGACAGCCTGCCCGTCGGCCAGCACATCGCCGGCTTTAACCGCCTCGCCTTGGCTCACCAACGGCCGCTGGTGAATGATGGTGCCTTGGTTCGACCGGCGGAACTTGAGCATCTTATAGCTCTTGATCTGGCCAGAAGCCCCGCGGACTTCGATCCGATCGGCGTCCACGTAGCTGATCACCCCGTCAATCTCCGAAAGAATACACCGGCCCGAGTCCCGGGCAATGCGACCTTCGATGCCGCTGCCGACGCGGGGAGCTTCCGGCAGCAGAAGCGGCACGGCCTGACGCTGCATGTTGCTACCCATCAGGGCCCGGTTGGCGTCGTCGTGCTCCAAGAACGGGATAAGAGCCGTCGAAGCGGAAACGACCTGCTTGGACGACACGTCCAAGTAGTTGATCTGCTCGCGCGGCACTTCGACGATCTGGCCCTGATACCGGGCGTACACCGTCGACTCCAGCAATTTGCCGGTTTTCGGATCGTGCGGCGTGTTGGCCCGGCCGACGTAGCAATTGTCCTCTTCGTCGGCGGCCAGATAGACGACCTTATCGGCGCCCAGCTCAACGTAGCCGTTTTTCACCGGCCGGCGGGGCGTCATCAGGAAGCCGTATTCGTTGACCTTGGCATAGGTCCCCAAGGACGTCACCAGACCGATGTTCGGGCCTTCCGGCGTCTCAATGGGACAAATTCGGCCGTAGTGGGTGGCGTGCACGTCTCTGGCTTCAAATCCGGCTCTGTCTCGGGTCAGCCCGCCGGGGCCCAGCGCGGAAAGGCGCCGCCGGTGCGTCAGCCCGGCCAACGGGTTGTTCTGGTCCATGTACTGGGACAGCTGTCCTGAGCCGAAGAACTCTCGGATTTCCGACGTGACAGGACGAACGTTAATCAGGTCGCGGGCCGTAGCTTTGTACAGATCCGGAACGGTGGTCATCCGTTCCTTCACGTTCCGCTCCATGCGCAGCATGCCCTTGCGGAGTTCGCTCTGAAGCAACTCCCCGACCGACCGGACGCGCCGGTTGCCGAGGTGGTCAATGTCGTCGGTGTGAGCGTCGGTTATCTCCGGGAACCACGGGTCATCCCGCTGCTCTTCTTTGTCCCGCAGGGCCACGATTCCCTTGACGATGAGAATGAGGTCTTCCAGCGTGAGCAACCGGTTTGTCTCAGGAATTTTGAGCCCCAGACGACGGTTCACCTTGTAGCGGCCGACCCGCCCCAAGGTGTAGCGGTTCGGATCGGCAAACGTCTTGTTAAAGTAGTCTCTGGCGCTTTCGATTCGAGCCGGCTCGGACGGCCGCATGAGCCGAAAGATCTCCAGCATAGCTCCTTCGATGTTGTCCGCCTGTCCCTTCTCGCGTTCCGTCGCGATGGACGCGGCGATGACCGGGCAGACGTGCCACACTTTGAGCGCCGTGCGGCCTTGATCGAACAGACGCTGGATTTTTTCCTGCGTCAGAGTTTCGCCGGACGAGATCAGCTCATTGCCTTCCGAGTCGGTGACCGTCTCGGCGGAGAGGCGTCCGGACAGCCCGTCGCCGGTCAGGGAGACCATCTCTTCCGAGCCGCCGAAGGCCTTGATCAGCGTCTCGTTGTCGCCCAGACCAAACGCCTTGAGCAGCAGCGTCGCCGGCAGCTTCTTGCGGCTGTCCACGTTGACCATCAGCTTGTCACCGGTCATGACAAACTCCAGCCAAGCCCCCCGTTCCGGGATGATTTTGGCTGAATAGTTGTCGTTGCCCGACACGCTGGACTCGATCTTGTAGTAGCAGCCGGCACTGCGGGCGAGCTGGTTGACGACCACCCGTTCGGTGCCGTTGATAATAAAGGTTCCACGAGGCGTCATGACCGGGAAGTCGCCAAGGAATACCTGCTCCACAGCGATTTCCTGCGTCTTGCGGTTCACCAGACGGACGGTCAGACGAACCGGGCGGCTCCAGTTGCTGTCGCGCCGCTCCGCTTCCTCCTCGGTCATAGACGGCTCGTCGATGTCGTATTTGACGAATTCCAGTGCGAAGGTGCCGTCGTGGTTCTCAATAGGGAAGATCTCCGTCAGAAGCTCCTGAAGCCCTGTTTTTTCCCGCTGTTCCGGGTCAACGTCCTCCTGAAAAAACGACCGGTAGGAAACTCGCTGCACATCCACCATATCGGGGATTGGAATGAGATCATGCGCCCGGCCAAATGTCAGGCGCTGCCGGTTCTTTCCGACAGGGACGAACTCCGCCATGCGTACCACACCTTTCTTGTCGCTTAATTGCCCACACTGGAGACAGTAAAAAGGGCTGCATCCTGTCGTCTGACATGATGCAGCCCTCGCGTTCGGTGACGAATTCTTCCTGATACTGGAAGAATGGTGCCCAGGAGGAGACTTGAACTCCTACAGGCTAATGCCCACTAGAACCTGAATCTAGCGCGTCTACCAATTCCGCCACCCGGGCACTTCTTAACCGCGGGGTTCATTATAATCGTCCGAGAAAAATTTTGCAACTGGGAAAAAGATATTTCTCAGCGAAAAACTTTCGTCCTGTCTCATACCTTTTCCCCATCCCACGGACAATTCGGGGATAAATAAAGCGGCCTTCGGAAACCGAAGGCCGCTTCGTGCAGCTCTTATCCGCGGCGGCGCAGCGACGTGCGGTAGATGCGCCCCACCAGCTCAGGGGTCGCCTCGACGGGCGAGAGGTCAAGCAGGCCGCCCAGCGACGGCGTCTCTCTGGTCAGGCGAACGAGCGTGTCAATGTCAGCCTCGGTGTACCCTTCGTCGATCAGCTTGTGCGTGGCGCCCATCTTGAACAGCCAAGCTTCCACGTGATCGGCCGCCTCTTTGGCCTTGGTCGGGCACGCGGGGAAGTCCGCCGGAAGCATCGGGGCCAGAACACGGCGAAGCGTCTCGGCCCGGGCAGGCCAAATTTCCTCAATGACCGACGGAAGCAGCATAGCCAGCCCCAAACCGTGGGTCAGATCGGGCTTCACTGCCGACAGCGGGTGCTCCAGCGCGTGGGTCAGGTGAAGCATGCCGTTGTCGAACGCAATGCCGGCGATCATGGACGCGTAAAGCAGGAAGTAGCGAGCCTGCAGGTCCTTCGGGTCCTTCAAGGCAACCGGCAGCCAGCGGTCTACCAGCTCGATCGTCTCGGCAGCCATCATAATGCTGTACGGGCTGCTAAAAATCTTCGTCGTCGCGGCTTCGATGACGTGGTTGCACGCGTCGATGGACACGTAGCGGGTCTGGAAGGCCGACAGGCCGGTCATCAGAGCCGGATCGTCGATGGCGAAGACAGGATAGATGCAGTCATAAGCAATGGCCGGTTTGTACTTCTTGGAAACGATCGAGGCGACGGCAAACCGATCGACTTCGGTGCCTGTGCCGTGGGTCAGGTTAATCGCCACAAGCGGCGCCGCTTTTGTCGGCGTAAAGATCAGCTCGTACAGCTCGGTCGCGTTCTTGTCCGGGTACGACAACAGGATGGCCGCGCTCTTGCCGGCGTCAATCGGGCTGCCGCCGCCGATAGCCACAACCGCCGACGCTCCCTTGGCTCGTCCCATCGCGACAGCCTCGTCGATGTCCTCAACCTTCGGGTTCGGCGTGATCTTGTCATACAGAACGTAGTCCATACCGTGAGCAGCAAACGCCTTCGTCACGTGATCCCACGCGCCAGTCGTCTTATAGGCGCCGTGACCGGTCACGCAAAGGACGTGGCGCACGCCCCGCGAAGCAAGGTCAGCGCAGATCGCGTCGATCTTCTCGATGGCGCCAACTCCCAGGTATGCCACGTTGCGAGTGCGGATCTCCTGAACGTTACGAATGTCGATTTCCTTTTCCCACATGCAAATCGTCCCCCTCTCTAATAATAACCGGCATCAGTCGGTCTCGTGCCTCATTTAGCTGAACCCGCCGCTTCCCCGCGGCGGAAGGACAGAACCCCAATTCTGCCCGCTTCAGATTGTGAAAGCGTTCTTTTTCTTTACGAATATTGTACAACCGATGGCAGGACAATTCAACGGCCTTTTCAGTCGTTTTCTCTTTTCAGTCGTTTTCTCTTCTCAGTCTTTTTCGCCGACAAAAAACGCCGGAGCTCCCGCTCCGGCGCAAAACGACTAGCTATTCCCGGCCGTCCGGCCGGCATGACAGGTCAATTCCTCCCTCTTGAAGAAGCGTCCACAGCCTTTCGACGGCCCAGAGGGAAAACGTGGGACAGACCTCCCGGCGGCGCGCGTGTTCTGCCGGGGCTAAGTCTCGGCAGTTGAGCGAGCCGAAATGGTCTTCAAATTCTTCGTACAGCGCAGCCGACAGGGCCTTGAGCCGATCGTCCCGGCTTTCGAGTTCGCCCCCTTTGCCGAGCCAGCACCCCAACGCGGCGAGACAGCCAGAAAGGACGCCGCAGGTGGCTCCGGTTCCCATGCCTCCGCAGAAGGCGTTCAGCGCCCGCAAAGTTTGAGGAACCGGACGTCCGAGCGGCGACACGGCCATTCCAAACGTCGCCGGCGCACAGCAATACCCTTGCGTCCACCACGTTCGGTTGAGTTTTGCCAGTTCCTCCGGGGAGATCACTTTAATCCCCCGTGAGCGCGAGCCCACCCGGCGGCGGCGATGCCGGCTACAGCACCGTCGCGAACCGCCCCGGCAACTTGACGCAGAGCGCCGTCTCTCATGTCTCCGGCGACGAATACGCCGGGCAGTGACGTGGCCATGTCTGGGGCGCACTTCGCCCAGCCTTCGCTCGTCTTTTCGGGAGCCAAGTCGGCCTGAGGAAGCCGGCCGGCGCAGACGAACAGCGGAATTTCGTCGTCACAGCGCAGGACGGTCTGAGCGCCGTCGTCGGACGCGATGACGACCCGCTGAACCTTTTCTCCGCCGGAGATGGAAGTCACCCGACTGGCCGGGTAGGTCCGCACGTTCGGCAGCTTCTCGATGGCGAGGCGGAACTCGCTGACGGCAGCCAGCTCTCGTTCGATGAAAACGAGGTGAACTTCTTTTGTCCGGCCGGCGAGGTGAATCGCCTCTTTCGCCGCGCCGTCGCTGCCGCCGACGACGACGATTTCCTTTGCAGACAGGTCGTCCAGCCGGTCAAGCCCCAAGCCGCAGACGCCCAGTTCATCTTCCCCCGACAGGCCAAGCCGCCGCGGTTTTGTTCCAGTGGCGAGAACTGCCGCCGACGCCTCCCACTGGCCTTTCCGTCCGGACAGGTGAATCTGACCGTTCTGAACTTCAAGGCGAAGCACTTCGTCGACTGCCGCTTCAACCCCAGCCCGCTCAAGCTGGCCGGCCATCAGTTTGGCAAACTGTGGGCCGCTCAGCCCTTCTGAGACTCCGAGAAAGTGACTGACCAGCGACACCCGGCTGATTAAGCCGCCGATGCCGTTTTTGTCCAGGACCACAATCTTCGCTCCCCGCGCCCGAGCGTACAGGGCCGCGCTGACGCCGGCCGGACCGCCGCCGACAATCGCAACGTCGTATTTCATCCACTTCACCGCCTTTGGTATAGGTCGAATCACTTCATCTGAATGGAACCGGTCACTGAAAGCTGAACTCTTGCCGTTCCGGGCTCAACGGTCTCAGGAGCGGCCAACTCCGCTGACTTCATGTTGCTGAAGTTCCGGCAGTTGGTCACCGGGGTTTCCCCGTTCATATCCACAACTGAGATCGTACCAATTGAATATGAAGAGAACCCCAGATGTTTGGCGATCATATCGGCTTTTGCTTTGAACCGATCGAGCGCGCTCTTGACCAGCTGATCTTCAATTTCCGCCAGCCGAGAGCGGGAGACCCGACACTGAATTGACTCGACGGCGGCAATTTGGGAGACGTCGGCTGTCAGCTTGGAAAGCGCGTCAAAGTCCTTGCTGGAGACGGTGAAGCGAGCCGTGTCATACCACGCCTGCTTGCCTGAAATCGAGGACGACACGCCCGGAAGAGCCTGCCAGAAGCCTTCCCGGGTCGACGTCTGAAGCTGGACTTCTTTGACCTCGCGGATCGCCTGAGCGAGCTTGTTCGCTTTTTCGGTCACTTCAGCCGCGGCTTTTTGACGGTCGGGGTCGTGAGCTGACACGACAAAATCGACTTCCATTAAGTCTCTAGCTACCAGCTGGTCGGCCGTGGCCGACAGGTTCACCACGTTTTGATCCAATTCCGCTTGGGCCGCGCTGGCAAATGACGCCGCCAAAACGAAGGCCGCCAACAGTCCTTTGAGTTTACCGCTCACTCTTCTCATAGCTTTCTCTCCTTTCACAGGGACAAGTCCTGAACCGAGCGCTCAACCCGCCAATGACGAGGAATGCCAGCGCCGAATTGGACAGCGACTTTATCAGATTAAACGGTATGATTGCCGGCACGAGCATGGAGACGACCACCTGCCGGGGCACGCCGAGAAACCACACGGTCATGACGAGGTTCAGCGGAATCATCAGCAGCGTCATGACCAATGAGCCGAGAAGAAGCCCTTTAGCAAGGCTCCCGGAGCTGCACCGCCGCCGGTACAAGAACGACGGAATGGCTACGAGAGCGCTGGTCGCCACGATGTGCATGACAAGGCCGATTGGGCCCGACCCCGAGCTGACCGTCAAAGTCTGAATCAGCGAAGCAGCAACCGTGACGGCGAGGCCGGCGCCGGGACCGTACAACAGCCCGGCGAGGATCATCGGCACGTCGCCGGGCTCGTATTCAAGAAACGGCGCCTGCGGCAGGATAGGGAAACGAATCGCTAGGATGAGTATGACGCTCAGGCAGGTCAAAAAAGCGAGCCGAGTCAGCTTGTGGACGCGAAACGACGCGCCGTTTTCCTCTCTGCCCTCGGGAAGAAACGTCTTCATTCAGCTTTTCAGCCGCCGGGCGACAAGGTACCGATCGTACAGCTTGAACAGCGCCTGAGTCCCGTCGTTTTCTCCCCCGTCCTCGGCCAGCTGGCGGTACAACTTGTCGGCCAGCTCAAGCCCGGGCAGCTGGAGGTTCATCTCCCGGGCGGACTGGAGGGCGATCCCCATGTCCTTGATGAAGTGCTTGACGTAAAAGCCCGGCTTGTAGTTGCCCGAAAGCATCTGAGGCCACCGGTTGTCCAGCGTCCAACTGGCGGCAGCGCCCTTCGACACACTGGCCATGACCGACTCGGGATCAAGCCCCGCGGCCTTGGCATAACAAAGCGCTTCCGAGACGGCGACCATGCCGGAGGCGATCAGAATCTGGTTGACCATCTTCGTGTGCTGACCCATTCCCGCACCGCCTTGGCGGTGAACCTCCGTCCCCATGGCGCTCAAAAGCCCGCGCGCCTTTTCAAACGCCTCCTCCGTCCCACCGACCATAATCGACAGCGTTCCTTTGGCGGCGCCGGTGTCGCCGCCGGAGACCGGCGCGTCCAAGCAGAACAGTCCGCGCTGGGCTCCATCGTGGGCGATCTGAGCGGCCAGCGTTGGGCTGGACGTGGTCATATCCACCAAAAGCGTTCCTGGCGCGGCCGCCTCAATGAGTCCGCTGGGACCAAGGTAAATTTCCTTTACGTCGGCCGGGAAGCCGACCATCGTGATGACGGCGTCGCTGCCCTGAGCCGTTTGGGCCGGGCTGTCACACCAGACGGCGCCGCTTTCCAAGGGTTTTTTAGCGGTCTCTTTCCTGCGGGTGAAGACCCGAAGGCTGTACCCCGCTTTCAGCAAATTCGACGCCATTCCCCGTCCCATGACGCCAATACCGATGAAGCCTACTGTGCGAATTGAACTCTGTGTCAATGGAATGCCTCCCCGTCGCTGTGTATATGTTTATTATACCGAGGAACGAAAAAACCATATCGGTTCGTTGACGGCTTT
This is a stretch of genomic DNA from Jonquetella anthropi DSM 22815. It encodes these proteins:
- a CDS encoding redox-active protein → MISPEELAKLNRTWWTQGYCCAPATFGMAVSPLGRPVPQTLRALNAFCGGMGTGATCGVLSGCLAALGCWLGKGGELESRDDRLKALSAALYEEFEDHFGSLNCRDLAPAEHARRREVCPTFSLWAVERLWTLLQEGGIDLSCRPDGRE
- a CDS encoding iron-containing alcohol dehydrogenase, with product MWEKEIDIRNVQEIRTRNVAYLGVGAIEKIDAICADLASRGVRHVLCVTGHGAYKTTGAWDHVTKAFAAHGMDYVLYDKITPNPKVEDIDEAVAMGRAKGASAVVAIGGGSPIDAGKSAAILLSYPDKNATELYELIFTPTKAAPLVAINLTHGTGTEVDRFAVASIVSKKYKPAIAYDCIYPVFAIDDPALMTGLSAFQTRYVSIDACNHVIEAATTKIFSSPYSIMMAAETIELVDRWLPVALKDPKDLQARYFLLYASMIAGIAFDNGMLHLTHALEHPLSAVKPDLTHGLGLAMLLPSVIEEIWPARAETLRRVLAPMLPADFPACPTKAKEAADHVEAWLFKMGATHKLIDEGYTEADIDTLVRLTRETPSLGGLLDLSPVEATPELVGRIYRTSLRRRG
- the rpoB gene encoding DNA-directed RNA polymerase subunit beta, yielding MAEFVPVGKNRQRLTFGRAHDLIPIPDMVDVQRVSYRSFFQEDVDPEQREKTGLQELLTEIFPIENHDGTFALEFVKYDIDEPSMTEEEAERRDSNWSRPVRLTVRLVNRKTQEIAVEQVFLGDFPVMTPRGTFIINGTERVVVNQLARSAGCYYKIESSVSGNDNYSAKIIPERGAWLEFVMTGDKLMVNVDSRKKLPATLLLKAFGLGDNETLIKAFGGSEEMVSLTGDGLSGRLSAETVTDSEGNELISSGETLTQEKIQRLFDQGRTALKVWHVCPVIAASIATEREKGQADNIEGAMLEIFRLMRPSEPARIESARDYFNKTFADPNRYTLGRVGRYKVNRRLGLKIPETNRLLTLEDLILIVKGIVALRDKEEQRDDPWFPEITDAHTDDIDHLGNRRVRSVGELLQSELRKGMLRMERNVKERMTTVPDLYKATARDLINVRPVTSEIREFFGSGQLSQYMDQNNPLAGLTHRRRLSALGPGGLTRDRAGFEARDVHATHYGRICPIETPEGPNIGLVTSLGTYAKVNEYGFLMTPRRPVKNGYVELGADKVVYLAADEEDNCYVGRANTPHDPKTGKLLESTVYARYQGQIVEVPREQINYLDVSSKQVVSASTALIPFLEHDDANRALMGSNMQRQAVPLLLPEAPRVGSGIEGRIARDSGRCILSEIDGVISYVDADRIEVRGASGQIKSYKMLKFRRSNQGTIIHQRPLVSQGEAVKAGDVLADGQAVDQGELALGRNVLVAFVPWEGYNYEDAILLSERLVKEDYFSSVHIEEYSIESRDTKLGPEEITRDIPNVGDDALKNIDDDGVVRIGADVEAGDILVGKVSPKGESDNTPQEKLLRAIFGEKAGEVRDTSLRLPHGTRGKVVGIKRLNRENNPESLSPGVDEVIKVYVAQLRKITVGDKMSGRHGNKGVVSRILPVEDMPYLPDGTPVDVCLNPLGVPSRMNLGQVLEVILGFVAVQNDWFVATPVFEGAEEHEIYEQVHKITSTNPDYATMSDGATIRLRDGRTGDLMEYPSTVGVMYMLKLHHLVDDKLHARSVGPYSMITQQPLGGKAQFGGQRLGEMEVWALQGYGAAHVLQEMLTVKSDDIKGRLKTYEKIVKGENLTQPGVPESFKVLVKELEGLGLTVQIDYSDGTSGPLVDDEDHDFHRLAQIDAITARDMIHARPASSVSQYSDEPDDSSEELPEGFDAEAPEDEAPEEVLEEETEDVHAKGEDE
- the rpoC gene encoding DNA-directed RNA polymerase subunit beta'; this translates as MAKREIVGVRVKLGDADEIRKLSYGEVKKPETINYRTLKPERDGLFCERIFGPTKSYECACGKYKKSGPKFQGVVCDHCGVEVTDKSVRRERMGHIELAAPVVHLWYLRGTPSRLSLLLGTPTKDLEKVIYFAANRRREEAYLVVIEGKYPEVAPKGRVISESERRCLSHYDRKFRAEVAYRLLTVDDIDLEEGNIISTPQITRLAGEYGEDSFTVEPAWVVSDAGDSGLAVGEILSESRLAELRGAGVKLEVERAKAGNNEQFVVMSVNHLPFKKNDVVSATEHDLFCGKYPGRFTSQKESVVVEDACYLVISSGDSPFAEGEVIVGCEQRICSRYDKKFKANYGAEGVREILKGIDTDHLAQELREELSEAKGQKRRKIVKRLQVVEEFRRGGCRPESMVLDVLPVIPPDLRPMVQLDGGRFATSDLNDLYRRVINRNNRLLRLKDTRAPQLMQHNEKRMLQEAVDSLIDNNRQSKNGKVVLGAGNRPLKSLTDLLRGKKGRFRQNLLGKRVDYSGRSVIAIGPFLKLHQCGLPKRMALELFKPFVVQKLVERGIATNVKNGKKLIERAKNDAIWDILEEIIKDHPVLLNRAPTLHRLGIQAFEPILMEGQAIRLHPMACAAFNADFDGDQMAVHVPLSIEAQTEARMLMLSSNNLLSPASGKPIVSPTQDILLGLYHITNMIEGKPGQDHYFRDMDSVMAALDHEIVHVNSRIYLRWDESWHLLLSGGDKFLDDGRKWLITTPGRILFNQLLPKALRFVNIQMGKKDLSRLLDIAFDLVGHNDLVNMLDSIKNLGYHWAGVSGISFQMQAIVIPKEKAKVVDESQKVDSEIREEYDMGILTEDEYLDQKEKLWSGAAKKIGDAILEQMDRNNPIRMMIDSGARGSRAQLAQMAGIRGVMADPTGRIIDYPITTNFREGMNMLEYFISTHGARKGLADTALRTAKSGYLTRRLVDVAQDIIVLEEDCHTNKGVKIEPLIKDGKIVIPLSDRVTGRTSLEDVDDENGRVVTKNELITRAQAKRLDDMGRDHLWVRSPMTCESPNGICRKCYGVDLSARRTVGIGEAVGIVAAQSIGEPGTQLTMRTFHTGGVRTGEDITQGLPRIEQLFEARRPKKVAVLAGLNGVVLEIRELGGKRKVIIEGTAPGSDVVRRETYTVPGAQALRVTEGQTVTAQTELTDGYIDPQQLLEVMGLEAVQKYLVDSIQEVYESQGVSINNKHIEVILRKVAPINRVKITDEGDTSFVAGEFAWTSDVEKEIEEIKASNEKNLTEAVESLKGKKLSDRGGALKGLLPDGAFDKPVTEDVLRKVLAPGGAVTELYFTDEEGPLRVVVGEAAFRKEMRGMELVEAVTKGDKVVPADEPLTVAQLSVITQGAPVPHMFRSVEKLRKQQDEGYVAEAVIAESGVLAKADQLLTEDLIEQIRRSSAPSVKIWKTVDTISVRDLLQERLINRIWGRQLKLAIGADGQALSGSVHMVDGSVVKGIVEGQIQGLVFADDSNTSRETELTEALSSVVSGKVLLEDVKNSDGTVALQAGQEIGKKQLAKIVAADPTILTVRPVLDQTETVQLISRVSFVRRLRLGPQWRPFIHGVTKAALATDSFLSAASFQQTAQILAGAAVRNQVDHLMGLKENVIIGHLIPAGTGIERFQSVSVERRKGSDEPVAVEETACAAEDSCGETTDV